A segment of the Desulfurococcus mucosus DSM 2162 genome:
TGGCACCGGCCTCCTTCATGAGGAGGGCTGTAGTAGTGGGTATGCCTACACGTACCTCGAAGTCCTTTGTGTCGGTGTCTATCACTATTTCCACTGGGACCGATAACCCTTCGAAGTCCTTCGTTGCATCGTTTATTGCTTTAACGACCTGCGGTATGTTGACCTTGTAGGGTGAGAGAGTCGGGCCTAGGGGTGGACCCGGTGTAGCCTTTCCTCCCTCCACCATGACCTTTATGGTTTTCTTCACCATTTCTACGCACCCTTACTCATCTTCTTAACGTAATCACCCGGTATCGTGATGGGTATTGTGAACGTGGCTTCTAAAATATTCACTGTAAGCATGTTTTTATTTCTATCTACACCGGTTATCTTGGCACGCATGCCCTTGAACGGCCCGCGCGTTATCTCCACTATGTCGCCAACGTCAAGCTCCTCTATCACGGGCTTGGGCTTCAGGAGCTTCTCAAGCTCCTCGTAGGCTATTTTCATTGGTCTCCCTGCTTTCACATACCTTATGTCGGATACAACCCTGTAAAGCTCGCTTAGCTTCTCTACTTCGAGGAAGACATAGCCCTTTATGTCGGGCGGTATGATGATGCTTCTAACACTTGTCTCCTCGCCCTTAGCCTTCTTCTCTTCAACCCTCATACTGATGATGAATGCCACATCCAGCTCTCTTCCAACAGTGGTTTTCACAGCATAGATCCTGGCTTGCTCCTCACCGCTGGATTGCTGATCCTCCAAAACGATCACCCGGTGTACGGGTAGAGGAAGGTGTAGAATACCATTCTTATGGCGAATGATATTCCTCCAACCAGGGCGAGCCCGAGTAGACTTATCTTAAGCACCGTTAAATACTCGTCTAACCCGGGCCTCGACGCTATCAGCAGGATCCTCCTCCAAGAGTCCACTAGTTCGCGTAGATCCAAACAGCGACACCTCTACCTATCGTAAACCAGCTAAAACCCTATCAACGTATTCAATCGGGTTAAAAGGTTTTAAATCCTTGTAGTCCTGCCCAACCCCCACGAAGAGTATTGGCTTTCCCAGGACGTAGGCAAGGCTTAATGGCACACCTCCCTCCTCATATGCATCCACCTTTGTTACAACCACTCCGTCAACGCCGACCGCCTCGTTGAAGAACCTAGCCTGCTCCACTGCATCGTTGCCTGTTAAAGCATCGACAACCAGGATTTTTACATTGGGTTTAACAACTCTTACAACCTTCTTCAACTCGTTCACGAGGTCAACGTCTACATGCATTCTCCCAGCTGTATCTATGAGGAACACGTCGAAGCCCCTGCCGACCCCGTACTGTACCGCGTCGTACGCTAGGGCAGCTGGATCCCACCCGTACCTGCCTGTGAAGACAGGTATGCCTGTTCTCTCCGAGTGTATCTTCAACTGCTCTTGTGCACCGGCTCTAAACGTGTCGGCTGCAACCATTAACGGCTTAAACCCGTTTCCCCTCATGTACACGGCGATCTTTGCAATGGTCGTGGTTTTCCCGACGCCGTTGACCCCTAGGAAGACTATTTTAAACGGTTTCCTTGAGCGTGCAAGCGATACGAGGTCCAGTGCACCTAGATTGGTGAAGTAGCCTAGGAGTATCTCCCTCAACGCCTCAACGAGGTCCTCCCTGCGCTTAACCCGCCCCTCCTCGACGCGCCTGGATAGCTGGGCAGCTATGTCTTCGGCTGCCTCGTAGGCGACGTCGCTGGCCACCAGGTTTAGTTTAAACTCCTCTATCGCCTCGAGGAGCTTCTCCCTCGAGGTAAGGATGGAGGACGCCGTATCTATGAATCTTGCAAATGCCTCCTTCAGCTTCCTAAACAACTACATTATCCTCCGCTTGCTTCCTGAACCCTGCTATACGTGGTCTCAAGGATGTTTCTGAGCCTATTCATCTCTCCGACGACAGCACTATACTTTTTCTCCAACTCGTTGATCAACCTCTCCAGGCTCGCACTCCTCCTGGACACTATGTCCACTGCTCTATCCCTATCCGTCTTCAAGTAGTAGCCTAGCCCAAGGTGAACCAGCACTCTTTTACTCCACTCTTTATCCACTGTCGCCGGGATCATCGCTGTTGACAACCTGTCTACCACTATGAAGCCCTCTCCACCGTTCTCAGGCAGGCTCTTCAAGGTTTCCAAGGCGAGCTGAAGCTCCCTCTGCTGGGTTAGATAATTGTTTATCGTGGAGGCCAGTATGTTAGCGTACTCCCTCAGCTCGTTGATCCTAGCCACCAGTTCCTCGAGTGACACGCTTCTACCCGACTGCTGGGGGCCCCCGGTACTCATGGCTTCACAATCCTCTCTGCTTGCGCTAACTGCCTTATAAACGGGTTCCTTGACTCACCTGGATCTATCTCCTCAACACTCTCAACCCTTATGTGATACCTCTTCAACTTATGGTTGCTTCCCAGTATAGAGTACACTTTCTCCAGTGCATCCTTCTCGTCGACGCCTCTCACTTCCTTCGTGAACTTCTGCCATGTAGGGTACCTGTCATGGCTGATCAACATGTAGCCTGTAACCCTGTATGTTTTAACCTCCACTACTCACCACCTCCAAAGCCCCTTCTAATCCTAAGTATCTCGGGTCCTGTTGTACTGCCACCTACAACTATACCGTGATTGTTGGCTAATAAACCACTCTTCACAAACGGGACCCCGGCGTTGACGGTGGCCCGTTCAACCCTAACCCTTAGGACGCCTTCAACCGTTTTCAAATCATCCTCGCTCACATCCGGGTGGGCGACGCCCCCGTGATCGTTAACCACGAGCACGCTTCCAGGGATATCAAGGTTGACGAGGCGTGTCTGAAGGATCTCGACGCCTAGTACTCCACGTAACTCTTCAACCTCCTCCTTCTCCAGGAGGGGGCTTGCTATACACCCCTTGTTATTACATGACAGGAGATTCCCCAGTGCAGTGTAACGTGAACCAGAGACATGGAGGCGTATATCGATGCCCCGGCTGTCAAGCTGCTTCTTAATGTATTCGAGTTCATCTGCGAAGATAACCCTTGGAAGAATAATAGCGTTATCGTTGCCGGCTGTGAAAACACCATTCAACACTGTGCCAGCCACCCTTGCCTCAACCACTGCTTCAACACCTAGAACCTCTGTGAGCTCCCTTACATCGTGGCTACTGATGCCGGGGGGCAGTATCAGCACCTTGCCGTTAACGTACGCGTAGACCCCGATGTTCGAGTTGCCGAAGAAGCTCATCCTCGTGATCTCCACTAGTACCACCGTGGTCGACTACCGTGATCACGGAGATATATTTAGTCAGCGGGGTTAATAACGAATGGCGCCGTCAGCGCTTCAACCTCTTGAGGAAAACCCTTGCCTCCTTGCTCTCCTTATCGAACCTTACCTCCACTACTACTCTGCGGGGAGGCTTCTCCCGCCCCCTGGACCATATATACTTGTTGAGAAGGGGATCCACTATTATCTTCTCTGCATCCTTGAAGTGTCTTGCAACATACTTCTTCACAAGCCTGACAGCCCTGTCAGCCCTGTTCATGCGTCGCCCGAAATACACTCTCCCCAAGGGTATTACATGCGTGGATTTAACCATGCTACCGGTCTCACTCATCTAAACCACCCCTAGATGTTCTTGAGCTTACTCCTCCTCCAGTTCCTCAGGGCGAACCCCCTCCTCACTCTGAGACGTGTCTTAGCCGACACCCAGATCGGTATAGCCCTATTGGATTTCAACGCTGCAGCAAGCCTGAGCTTCCTGGCGACGTGCTTAAACCTAGCCATGGTTTAACACCTACTTCCTCTTGAACTCTATCCTTGGCTCCTTATGGGTCTGCTCATATATTTCTGAGAGGAGCCTCTTTAAAAACTCATCCGTTATAGGTATCTTCACACGGCCGCTCTGAGCCAGTGCTATCAACTGCTGCTCAAGTATCTCGGCCAGCTCGGGTTTAACGAGCCTCAGGTTGTTCAGCCTCTCCCTTGCCTCAGGCGTGAGAATCCTCCTGAGAGCCGTGTCTATCATTAAGCGCTTCTGCTTCTCCTCCTCTATACGGCGCTGTAATTCCTCAAGCTTCCTCCTCCTAAGGGCCTCAAGCTCCTCGTCATAGCCTTCGTTACCGTAGCCTGTCTCCGAGGACATGTATAAGACCCCGTATCCTCCTACCTTTGAGCAGCCTGCGGAGGCAGGTACTTCACTAGTTCCGGGTTCTCCCTGCTGAGCTCTACAAGTATCTCGAAGCTCAGTCGGTCGAGCATCGACTTACCCTGAGGGGTTAGAACCCTACCCCTCCTAGTCCTCCTCACAAGCTGGGCTTGCTCAAGCTGCTGGAGGATCTTCCTGATGGCACCGCCGGGGGCACGTATTGTTCTCTCAGGGCGCACACCCCTATTCTTCCTACCACCATACTCTCTCCTAAGCTCTGAGAGGCCGACAGGCCTCCCAGCCTTGTAGAGCTTCCTCAATATGCTTGCCGCCCTATAGTACCACCACTCCGGGTTGCTTGGAGGCCTCTCCTTATGCGAGCTCGTCTTGACGAATATACTCCACTCGGGAGGCTTCACTTCCGGGACGTTTTCCTTCAGGTACTCTGCGAGCCTGTTGATGAGCTTATCGGCTGGAACCTCCAGTGCTGTAACCACCACTGACCACCCTGGTAACCACCTAGTGGCTAAGCCTTTTTAATTAATCACCCTTACCCCCTTAATTATTGCTTCAAGGCTTTTATATATGATGAGTACTGGGAGAACCACTGTGTGAGCGAGCACTGCTACAGCTCCACAGTCAACCAGGGCGGCCTTCTCCCTCACGCCGGGGAGTAGCTACAAGCGTGATTGTGAAGCCCCTGACCTCGTATACTCTCCCACCGCTTAATCCAGCTATCCTCTCAGCGAGCTCCTCTAAGTCCCCCGTGTAGTTACTCCTAAAGGACTTCAACACCCTTATCTTGACCACTCCATGCTTCTCGAGCCTGAGCTTCACTTCATCTATGAAGCCCTGTGTCAACCCGTTCTTACCGAGCTGAAGGTCGGTTTTACCAGCTATTCTCGCCTTGATCCTCTCCCGGATGCCTTTATCATGAACCTCCTCGTCCACCCGCATTCTAAACACCTGTATACTACCCTAGACCCCTTGCCTCTACCCCTGATCCTCACGCTCAGGGTTAAACCAGGTATTAATGGTGTATGACACCTCCTACAGTAACCTCTCCTAATATACTTTGGCGGCCTCACACCCGCCTTACCGGCGATCCTCAGCATTATCTCGATGTAGCGTCTGGCTAACCCGAGATCCCCTCTCCTAGCCTCCTCAAGCGAGTACTTGTAGAGAAGCATCATCCTCTCCCTTGCAACCTCCCTGATGTACCTGCTCCTCGCCAAGTAACCCGGCCCCTCCCAGCGGGCACGCAGCATAATTATCCCTTAAACCCCGTATTAAATCGCTGAAAGGAGTGATTGAAGTGTCGGGGAAGCTGAAGATAATACTGCTTGAAGCCTCCCTGGAGACTGTTCCAGCAAGCATAGCAGCGCACCCAGCAGTAGTCAAGAGCGCTGCGAGAAGAGGCAAGAAGCCCACCGACATACTGCTCGATGTAAGCATCCACTACCACGCGATGAAGAGGCTGCCCCTTAAACATAAACGTGGGAGACCAGACATAGTGCATGTAAGCCTCCTAGAGGCCCTTGAAAGCCCGCTCAACAAGGCAGGTATGATGGAGATCTACGTGCACACATTGAACGGCCATGCAATCCTCATAAACCCCTCTACAAGGATACCCAGGAACTACAACAGGTTCACAGGGCTAATGGAGCAGTTGTTCAAGGAGGGCAGTATACCCCCGGGCTCCGCGAACCCCCTTCTACGCGTGGAGACCATGCCTCTTGAAAGGCTCCTAGAGGCTGCGGGAGCCAGGGGGCTGATACTGCTGAGAGAAGCATGTGAGCCACACAGAGTAGAGGATGTTGCCAGAGAGGCACTGGAGGAGGGGCTCGCAGTAGGAGTAGGTGGATTCCCCCACGGCGACTTCGAGGAGGAAACCCTTAGACACGCATCCAGATGCTACTCGATACACAGGGAGCCGCTCGCCACATGGATCGTTGTCTCCAGGGTGATAGCGGGCGCTGAAAGAGTACTCGGAGTTCTATCATAACGTGTTTCCAGGCCCGTGCACACTGATGAAACACCATAACCCTGTTATCCCCCAGTGGGTTGAATCAGGGCTGTCAAACCTGCATAAATACCGGGGGCCCTATTACTAGGCTTCAAGGAGGCACCTTTATGCAGGTCAGGGAGTCACGTGTAGGAGTAGAGGACCCATTTACCGAGTACATTAGGTGGAGCAGCTTAGATGTAAACGAGAATGCCAACAGGTACATTGGGCCCGGGAGCTTCTTCAGCTACCTCCTCGAGGAATACATGAAGCGCGACCTACTCGGCCTCCTGCCGGGCCACATCCTGAGGGCGCACAGGGACGGCTTGATATACATTCACAAGCTCCCGCACAGCCTCTACATACCCTACTGCACAGGGCACAGCCTGGCCAGGCTGCTTGAGAAAGGGTTGAAGACCCCGACGGTTATATCCCGCCCGGCGAGGCACCTCGACACCTTCGTAGACCACGTGGCGAACTACCTCATCACGCTCCAGCACTACTTCACGGGTGCGCAGGCGTTCTCCAGCGTCGAGTGGTACGCCGGGCCCTTCATCAGGGGGGACGGCGCCGACTACCGTGCCGTGAGGCAGAACATCCAGAGGCTCCTCTACAACCTGAACTACCCTACGAGGATCGGCCTGCAGACCCCGTTCACGAACTTCACGATAATAATGGACGCCGCGAGGAAAGCCCTGGAAGGCGACTACGCCGTGTACGACGGGAGGAAGACCGAGCCCCTGGGAGCCTACGAGAAGGAGGCCAAGACCTTCCTCCTAGCCCTCTTCGAGAACTACATGAACGGGGACAGCGTCGGGCAGCCGTTCACCTTCCCCATACCGACGCTCATGACCACCGCTAAGATGCTGTGGGAGGACCCGGAGATACATGAAGCCGTGTTCAAGACCGCGGCCAAGCGGGGGAGCTTCTACTGGCTCAACACCAGGGTCGTCGACCCCGACGCGAGCTACGCCATGTGCTGCCGCCTAAGCATCCAGAAGAACGAGCTCCTCTACGCCTACAAGAACACGGGCTTCAGCCTCTCAAGCCTCAGGAAGGATGCCGAAGCCCTCCGGGAGGAGTACTGGGGTAAGATGGAGAGGCAGAGGTTCGGCGGGCTCTGGGCGATGCCGGATATAACGGGGAGCGTGAACGTCGTAGACGTCAACCTGCCCAGGTTAGCCTTGGAGTCCAGGGGGGACGACGACAGGTTCTGGGAGCTCTACGACGAGGCGCTGGGGCTGGTGAGGGAAGCCGTCAACTGGTTCAGGAACCGCTACGTCAGGATGCTCCGGGAGCACCCCGGCTTCTACTACATGATCACCGAGTACATGCCGGAGTTCCCCGGCACACACTTCAACACCATAGGGCTGATAGGCTTACCCGAAGCCGCCGCGATACTGATGCAGGAGCCCAAGCTATGGCTCGACGGGGGTAGAAGCGACTGGCTGAGAGCCGGCGAGCTCATGAGGAGAATAGTGGAGCACGCGACGGAGACGGCCAGAAGGTGGATGAGGGAGGAGGGCACGCCGTGGAACGTCGAAGAGGTCCCCGCCGAGTCCGCCTCGCCGAGGATGGCGGAGATAGACTTGAAGAGGCACCCGGAGCTAGCCGAATACCTGCCCGACCCCTCGAACCCGGTCTACTCGACCAGCATAGCACCCTACTACGCCTCGGAGATGGAGCTACCCGAGAGGATAGAGGTGGAGGCCATGGTTCAGAAGTACTTCACCGGCGGAGTAATGATGCACATATTCCTAGCGGAGGAGCCGGAGCCCGAGGCCCTCGCCAAGCTAGCCAAGAGAATAATGGAGACCGACATAGTCTACTGGAGCTTCACGCCGGCACTCACCTACTGCCCGAGATGCAACAAGACGTACACGGGGCTACACAGAGCCTGCCCCAGGTGCGGGAGCGAGGAAGTCGAGGTCTGGAGCAGGATCATCGGATACTACAGGCCCCTGAAGAACTGGAACCCGCAGAGGAGAAAGGAGTTCTGGACCAGGCACCACTACGGGGTCTGACGACCTCAGTTTTCTAACGCTCCACCCACGTAGTTTTCAAGGAGGGATAGACCATGACCGGATCCCGCACACTCATCACAATCGCTGCAGCCATCGCGGTTGCACTAGCATCCTTTACAGCAGGGTACTACGGGTCCCCTAGCAGGACCTACACCGTCGCCGAGTCAACGACCCTCACGACCACGGTGACAACCACTGTTACGCAGACCCCTCCACCGCCGTCCGCCGAGAAGTGCGAGCTCGCGGTCGAGAGGGCGATATACGACAATCTAGTGAGCGACACGATGTTCGGCATCGTGGTCTTGGAGATAAGAGCCGGGTACAACGGCGAGGGCAACTGGGCGATTACGACCGGCAATTTCGTGCTGATCGATAGGTTCGGTAACGCCCACCGGCCGATATGCACCGCCCCGTTCGAAGTGACTTGCGGCTCCCTCACGGTGACGCCCGGCAACTACACTAGGTTTAGGGTGGCCTTCTTCATGGGGACTATGCCCTCGAAGCTGATATACAACGATACCGCACACGGCATCTACAAAGAGTTGTTCGTTCCGCCTCTGATCTACATCTCCAAGATCCTCGTCAAGGCCGAGGTTTCCGGTAATGTCACGGGGGTATACGCTCTCGGGTCGACGGCCTGGAGGTATGTAGCGTCGGGCGACGAGATGAACGAGACCATCAGGATCTACTCGCAGGCCAGCTACCCGGTTAAGGTGGTCGGGATTGGGTGCAAGGAGGGCTTCCCCGTCAGACCCCTGACGCAACTGCCCGTGGTCATCATGCCCGGCGAGAGCGCCGAGGTGGAGATCGCCGTGGCGATCCCCGCCACAGGCTTCTACGGCGACATACATATAATCCTGTATGTCGAGCCCGCCTAAGCCCTCCTCGTGTGCAAAGTTTTTCCTACCCCTGCTTGTAAAGGAAGAGCACTTGGTGCCATGTGGCA
Coding sequences within it:
- a CDS encoding 50S ribosomal protein L39e, translating into MARFKHVARKLRLAAALKSNRAIPIWVSAKTRLRVRRGFALRNWRRSKLKNI
- a CDS encoding transcription elongation factor Spt5; translated protein: MEDQQSSGEEQARIYAVKTTVGRELDVAFIISMRVEEKKAKGEETSVRSIIIPPDIKGYVFLEVEKLSELYRVVSDIRYVKAGRPMKIAYEELEKLLKPKPVIEELDVGDIVEITRGPFKGMRAKITGVDRNKNMLTVNILEATFTIPITIPGDYVKKMSKGA
- a CDS encoding SecE/sec61-gamma family protein translocase subunit; the encoded protein is MDLRELVDSWRRILLIASRPGLDEYLTVLKISLLGLALVGGISFAIRMVFYTFLYPYTG
- the ftsY gene encoding signal recognition particle-docking protein FtsY; this translates as MFRKLKEAFARFIDTASSILTSREKLLEAIEEFKLNLVASDVAYEAAEDIAAQLSRRVEEGRVKRREDLVEALREILLGYFTNLGALDLVSLARSRKPFKIVFLGVNGVGKTTTIAKIAVYMRGNGFKPLMVAADTFRAGAQEQLKIHSERTGIPVFTGRYGWDPAALAYDAVQYGVGRGFDVFLIDTAGRMHVDVDLVNELKKVVRVVKPNVKILVVDALTGNDAVEQARFFNEAVGVDGVVVTKVDAYEEGGVPLSLAYVLGKPILFVGVGQDYKDLKPFNPIEYVDRVLAGLR
- a CDS encoding YhbY family RNA-binding protein, producing the protein MRVDEEVHDKGIRERIKARIAGKTDLQLGKNGLTQGFIDEVKLRLEKHGVVKIRVLKSFRSNYTGDLEELAERIAGLSGGRVYEVRGFTITLVATPRREGEGRPG
- a CDS encoding anaerobic ribonucleoside triphosphate reductase — protein: MQVRESRVGVEDPFTEYIRWSSLDVNENANRYIGPGSFFSYLLEEYMKRDLLGLLPGHILRAHRDGLIYIHKLPHSLYIPYCTGHSLARLLEKGLKTPTVISRPARHLDTFVDHVANYLITLQHYFTGAQAFSSVEWYAGPFIRGDGADYRAVRQNIQRLLYNLNYPTRIGLQTPFTNFTIIMDAARKALEGDYAVYDGRKTEPLGAYEKEAKTFLLALFENYMNGDSVGQPFTFPIPTLMTTAKMLWEDPEIHEAVFKTAAKRGSFYWLNTRVVDPDASYAMCCRLSIQKNELLYAYKNTGFSLSSLRKDAEALREEYWGKMERQRFGGLWAMPDITGSVNVVDVNLPRLALESRGDDDRFWELYDEALGLVREAVNWFRNRYVRMLREHPGFYYMITEYMPEFPGTHFNTIGLIGLPEAAAILMQEPKLWLDGGRSDWLRAGELMRRIVEHATETARRWMREEGTPWNVEEVPAESASPRMAEIDLKRHPELAEYLPDPSNPVYSTSIAPYYASEMELPERIEVEAMVQKYFTGGVMMHIFLAEEPEPEALAKLAKRIMETDIVYWSFTPALTYCPRCNKTYTGLHRACPRCGSEEVEVWSRIIGYYRPLKNWNPQRRKEFWTRHHYGV
- a CDS encoding ribonuclease P protein component 4, whose translation is MARSRYIREVARERMMLLYKYSLEEARRGDLGLARRYIEIMLRIAGKAGVRPPKYIRRGYCRRCHTPLIPGLTLSVRIRGRGKGSRVVYRCLECGWTRRFMIKASGRGSRRE
- a CDS encoding DNA-binding protein; the encoded protein is MSSETGYGNEGYDEELEALRRRKLEELQRRIEEEKQKRLMIDTALRRILTPEARERLNNLRLVKPELAEILEQQLIALAQSGRVKIPITDEFLKRLLSEIYEQTHKEPRIEFKRK
- the pfdA gene encoding prefoldin subunit alpha, whose product is MSTGGPQQSGRSVSLEELVARINELREYANILASTINNYLTQQRELQLALETLKSLPENGGEGFIVVDRLSTAMIPATVDKEWSKRVLVHLGLGYYLKTDRDRAVDIVSRRSASLERLINELEKKYSAVVGEMNRLRNILETTYSRVQEASGG
- a CDS encoding 16S rRNA methyltransferase, yielding MSGKLKIILLEASLETVPASIAAHPAVVKSAARRGKKPTDILLDVSIHYHAMKRLPLKHKRGRPDIVHVSLLEALESPLNKAGMMEIYVHTLNGHAILINPSTRIPRNYNRFTGLMEQLFKEGSIPPGSANPLLRVETMPLERLLEAAGARGLILLREACEPHRVEDVAREALEEGLAVGVGGFPHGDFEEETLRHASRCYSIHREPLATWIVVSRVIAGAERVLGVLS
- a CDS encoding 30S ribosomal protein S19e, translated to MVTALEVPADKLINRLAEYLKENVPEVKPPEWSIFVKTSSHKERPPSNPEWWYYRAASILRKLYKAGRPVGLSELRREYGGRKNRGVRPERTIRAPGGAIRKILQQLEQAQLVRRTRRGRVLTPQGKSMLDRLSFEILVELSRENPELVKYLPPQAAQR
- the rpl18a gene encoding 50S ribosomal protein L18Ae; translated protein: MEVKTYRVTGYMLISHDRYPTWQKFTKEVRGVDEKDALEKVYSILGSNHKLKRYHIRVESVEEIDPGESRNPFIRQLAQAERIVKP
- a CDS encoding translation initiation factor IF-6 — protein: MEITRMSFFGNSNIGVYAYVNGKVLILPPGISSHDVRELTEVLGVEAVVEARVAGTVLNGVFTAGNDNAIILPRVIFADELEYIKKQLDSRGIDIRLHVSGSRYTALGNLLSCNNKGCIASPLLEKEEVEELRGVLGVEILQTRLVNLDIPGSVLVVNDHGGVAHPDVSEDDLKTVEGVLRVRVERATVNAGVPFVKSGLLANNHGIVVGGSTTGPEILRIRRGFGGGE
- a CDS encoding 50S ribosomal protein L31e, which gives rise to MSETGSMVKSTHVIPLGRVYFGRRMNRADRAVRLVKKYVARHFKDAEKIIVDPLLNKYIWSRGREKPPRRVVVEVRFDKESKEARVFLKRLKR